A single genomic interval of Gouania willdenowi chromosome 22, fGouWil2.1, whole genome shotgun sequence harbors:
- the mavs gene encoding mitochondrial antiviral-signaling protein isoform X2, translating into MSFIGDKLYNGYLRNNMSTIVNRVNPLQIINYLPCLTSHDRESIIVKTETRGKYDGMSCLLDCLKRREHWPEQLINAMEECEQTTIAAELRAEYNALRAPESSSPPTTVVRAHVHPVPSGSQQSVHLADAPAAPTEPSAPAPPPLEAPAEPQPRPSAVNPLPKAVPLTESTVEPPQSAPTEVPPPPSTPPLAAEPPQSAPTEVPPPLSTPPPLLAQATKTPTESTSSQEPEENSESMIYDVSIDADVIPDPRNAVPQERPVEACETKELAEPAVFQPVATTEESSPRCSTPVEEISNVTNGPPLVTATPEKLPVQETGPPLDKVLGAAELLPDTTFEPPAAENVNGVHSSSPARRETTVCAEPDTRTTVIKSSPQRDIRASVEPDPVVCVLTDDGSTVCLSKPTELVSIHPPIHPHPYSNNAAPAPSTPLLPFSGNISSLEISDCVKPACSTVSPSGVDTDQTRPCQENGVAPAHNDPDENSDESWCESLENPEVLTHVIQVSEDAPIFNLDVQTSAAHTQIFNGDVTKEAPPSSTDAADEPAVNSKTAVSYQACDSAPELQKTQDSEEKSIPVTTVARSTNTKYVLTAVGVGACALLMAWRFKN; encoded by the exons ATGTCGTTCATCGGTGACAAGCTGTACAATGGATACCTGCGGAACAACATGTCAACTATTGTCAACCGGGTGAATCCCCTGCAGATAATTAACTATCTGCCATGCTTGACTAGTCATGACCGG GAGAGCATCATAGTCAAAACGGAGACACGCGGCAAGTATGACGGCATGTCGTGTCTCCTGGACTGCCTGAAGCGGAGAGAGCACTGGCCGGAGCAGTTGATAAACGCAATGGAAGAGTGCGAGCAGACGACCATCGCCGCCGAGCTCAGAGCCGAGTACAACGCTCTGCGAG CCCCAGAGTCCAGCTCCCCGCCAACCACCGTGGTCAGGGCACACGTGCACCCTGTGCCATCTGGCAGTCAGCAATCCGTTCACCTGGCTGATGCTCCTGCAGCTCCTACAGAGCCATCTGCCCCAGCTCCGCCTCCTCTGGAAGCCCCTGCGGAGCCGCAACCCCGTCCGAGTGCAGTGAACCCACTTCCCAAAGCGGTTCCCCTAACTGAGTCCACTGTCGAGCCTCCACAGTCTGCACCGACTGAAGTCCCGCCTCCTCCATCAACTCCACCTCTCGCCGCCGAGCCTCCACAGTCTGCACCTACTGAAGTCCCGCCTCCTCTATCGACTCCACCCCCTTTACTTGCTCAGGCCACCAAAACACCGACGGAAAGCACTTCTTCCCAGGAGCCGGAGGAGAACTCAGAGTCAATGATCTACGACGTCTCCATTGATGCCGACGTAATCCCTGATCCAAGAAATGCTGTTCCACAGGAACGTCCTGTGGAAGCCTGTGAAACCAAAGAATTAGCAGAACCAGCAGTTTTCCAACCAGTAGCCACTACAGAGGAGAGTTCACCTCGGTGTTCAACTCCAGTTGAGGAAATCTCTAATGTGACCAATGGTCCACCCTTGGTTACAGCGACCCCGGAGAAGCTTCCAGTCCAAGAAACCGGTCCTCCTCTGGACAAAGTCCTTggtgctgctgagctgctgccCGACACGACGTTTGAACCACCGGCTGCAGAG AATGTCAATGGAGTCCACAGCAGCAGCCCAGCACGGAGGGAAACCACAGTGTGTGCAGAGCCTGATACACGTACAACT GTCATTAAAAGCAGCCCACAGAGGGACATCAGGGCGTCTGTGGAGCCTGATCCTGTTGTATGTGTCCTTACTGATGATGGAAGCACCGTGTGTCTGAGCAAGCCGACTGAACTCGTCAGCATCCATCCCCCAATCCATCCCCATCCATACTCCAATAATGCGGCCCCTGCACCCAGCACACCGCTCCTGCCATTCTCCGGTAACATTTCCAGTCTGGAGATAAGCGACTGTGTAAAGCCCGCCTGCTCCACTGTCAGCCCCTCTGGTGTGGATACTGATCAAACGCGGCCATGCCAGGAGAACGGCGTCGCTCCTGCGCACAACGATCCAGATGAAAACAGCGATGAGTCATGGTGTGAGAGCCTAGAGAATCCAGAGGTGCTGACACACGTGATACAAGTGTCGGAAGACGCGCCGATCTTCAACCTGGACGTCCAGACatcagcagctcacactcaaaTCTTCAACGGCGACGTGACCAAAGAGGCTCCGCCTTCTTCCACAGATGCTGCAGATGAACCTGCCGTAAACTCAAAAACCGCTGTGAGCTACCAAGCCTGTGATTCTGCACCTGAGCTGCAGAAAACTCAGGACTCGGAGGAGAAAAGCATTCCTGTGACCACCGTCGCTCGGTCCACTAACACTAAATATGTTCTGACTGCTGTGGGGGTGGGGGCTTGTGCCCTACTGATGGCATGGCGGTTTAAGAATTAG
- the LOC114456702 gene encoding probable G-protein coupled receptor 151, with protein MDLSQPANVSFFDFVGGIQLLRGEEVRTAMPVILVGVCVSGAIGNLLVLLILLREFRNGRGSEVKALLASLACTDLVILLLCAPVRAVTYYKQTWTLGSFVCSTTDWFQHSCVMAKTFILAATIRARHTLVPSTASGSHYSPVWIHGALLFIWIVSMMFPIPQMLYAAVVPDGRDFLCVSVVPQCASDFMSLFYKIYPTVAFLVPIILTLGFYTKALHAAVNQAPSPQHQSKVILVLLCLSGAMGLTLLPEWGTFTWIRLGYSRPPVGLMLFAQVLLYACSSVSPVILMTMYDDVRQGLITLWFIATCRSTKHVPCKPCPKTEGNGAEVQGTVANADCDDKDKLPELEHFWTGRRNTRVEDDQDPVPWERDDK; from the coding sequence ATGGATCTAAGCCAACCAGCAAATGTCtccttttttgattttgttggaGGGATTCAACTTCTCCGCGGAGAGGAGGTCAGGACGGCCATGCCCGTGATCCTGGTCGGGGTGTGCGTCTCCGGAGCCATCGGGAACTTGcttgttttgctcattttgttgCGTGAGTTCAGGAACGGGAGAGGGTCTGAGGTGAAAGCCCTTCTTGCCTCCTTGGCTTGCACGGACTTGGTGATCCTGCTGCTTTGCGCACCGGTGCGCGCGGTCACCTACTACAAGCAGACTTGGACATTGGGTAGCTTCGTCTGCAGCACCACCGACTGGTTCCAACACTCGTGCGTAATGGCGAAGACTTTCATCCTCGCTGCCACCATCAGAGCCCGGCACACGCTGGTCCCCAGCACCGCCTCGGGCTCCCACTACAGCCCGGTGTGGATCCACGGAGCCCTGCTGTTTATTTGGATAGTCTCCATGATGTTCCCCATCCCTCAGATGCTTTACGCCGCTGTGGTGCCGGATGGCCGCGACTTTCTCTGCGTCTCCGTGGTGCCTCAGTGCGCGTCTGACTTCATGAGTTTGTTCTATAAGATCTACCCAACGGTTGCCTTCCTGGTTCCCATCATCCTCACGCTCGGGTTCTACACTAAAGCCCTGCACGCGGCGGTGAACCAAGCACCCAGTCCTCAGCACCAGAGCAAGGTGATCCTGGTCCTACTGTGTCTGAGTGGGGCGATGGGGCTCACGCTGCTGCCCGAGTGGGGCACATTCACCTGGATCAGACTCGGGTACTCCAGACCCCCCGTGGGGCTGATGCTCTTTGCGCAAGTTCTCCTTTACGCATGCAGCTCCGTGTCTCCAGTCATCCTGATGACCATGTACGACGACGTGCGCCAGGGGTTGATCACCCTCTGGTTCATCGCGACCTGCAGGAGCACGAAGCACGTCCCGTGTAAACCGTGCCCGAAAACGGAGGGAAACGGGGCGGAGGTGCAGGGCACAGTGGCCAACGCTGACTGTGATGACAAGGATAAGCTCCCGGAGCTGGAGCACTTCTGGACCGGGCGCAGGAACACTCGTGTGGAGGACGACCAGGACCCGGTGCCCTGGGAGAGGgacgacaaataa
- the LOC114455870 gene encoding uncharacterized protein K02A2.6-like, translating into MDAAEAQELRDLVKRLQTDNELLRQERAAAQEDPGEGSSSRNSAGNPTRRTSGHGHSTTVVRDPPNNLPQPKVPGILGMNVIRECYNELFQQHGPSLFELPVVTGAASPWFNAFQHCQRAQVEGESPKIGMVRVRGRRPVCIPAGTVKIVPTICPQGRFGPLESGLFEPLTSMRSIPAGVVIASAMVAVHQGTAYIPVLNVGTTDAALHPRIPIGMLSPADIVSLPEGVTEIVGSPNEQVRATISSQIGTESTQPSPLDGLDLSVLPPNEQDKVRSLLRQYSSVFSTSEGDLGCTNLITHEIPLLDNAPVRQRFRRIPPSEYEAVKAHIRQLLDSQVIRESSSPYASPIVIVKKKDGTIRLCVDYRQLNSKTRRDAFPLPRIEESLDALSGAKWFSTIDLASGYNQVPVAEHDKMKTAFCTPFGLFKFNRMPFGLCNAPSTFQRLMERMFGSQHCQSLLLYLDDVVVYSTSIDDHLQRLGAVLSRLQREGLKVKLSKCDFFKKEVKYLGHVISADGVSTDPDKITAVAGWPRPTTTTELRSFLGFASYYRRFVNGFAKMAGPLHQLIAEMQRVQGRSKQQLLAASWTGECEKSFNDLKATLVLELCRQWDRLQEMNGVLYRHTQRSDGGEDRYQLLLPACLKEEVLQQLHHGHGHQGLERTTDLVRQRCYWPLMHRDIKDWGQSCERCTLAKASVPRTKVAMGHLLASRPNEVLAIDFTLLEPSQDGTENVLVMTDVFSKFTQAVATRDQRASTVAHILVQEWFYKFGVPTRLHSDQGRNFESALISQLCNLYGTQKTRTTPYHPEGNGQCERFNRTLHDLLRTLPLEKKRNWSKYLPQVTFAYNTTIHQSTGESPHLLMFGQEPYLPIDFLLGRVPEASEGRVEDWVQEHRKRLQVAFEGAQQRLKAAAARRKERHDAGVKSSDLQEKQMCGAQKSMWWCKPQVLVDQSTLWHPLETPRGAQTRSLPRSSARRRRMRKRVSMWSPGHPLERQPLPLSPYKQVPPFILITRLSLSPQEVLQVSLRISSQKALGGQPGPQRVSTRTGTISLSRHLIGQVGLLLPGSVVPVVW; encoded by the exons ATGGATGCCGCTGAAGCTCAGGAATTGAGGGATCTGGTGAAACGACTACAAACGGACAATGAACTTTTACGACAGGAGCGAGCAGCTGCTCAGGAGGACCCTGGTGAGGGTTCTTCCTCTCGGAACTCTGCTGGTAACCCTACTCGACGCACCTCTGGCCATGGACACTCTACTACCG TGGTGCGAGATCCTCCCAACAATTTGCCCCAACCTAAGGTCCCAGGCATTTTGGGCATGAATGTAATCCGAGAATGTTACAATGAGCTTTTCCAGCAGCATGGCCCCTCACTGTTCGAACTCCCTGTGGTGACAGGAGCCGCTTCCCCCTGGTTTAATGCGTTTCAGCACTGTCAGAGAGCCCAGGTAGAGGGAGAGAGCCCTAAAATAGGCATGGTGAGGGTACGAGGTCGGAGACCGGTGTGCATTCCTGCAGGTACAGTTAAGATTGTCCCGACTATATGTCCTCAAGGCAGGTTTGGTCCCTTAGAGTCTGGCCTTTTTGAACCATTGACCAGTATGCGTTCTATTCCAGCAGGTGTGGTCATAGCCTCTGCTATGGTCGCGGTACATCAAGGCACGGCGTACATCCCAGTGTTAAATGTAGGCACCACAGATGCTGCGCTCCACCCACGCATCCCCATAGGCATGTTGAGTCCAGCTGACATTGTGAGTCTACCAGAGGGTGTCACTGAGATAGTGGGGTCCCCTAACGAGCAGGTGAGAGCCACAATTTCCTCTCAGATAGGTACAGAGAGTACCCAGCCTAGCCCTTTAGATGGTCTAGATCTGTCCGTTTTACCTCCAAATGAGCAGGACAAGGTGAGGAGTCTACTCAGGCAGTACAGCTCCGTGTTTTCCACTAGCGAAGGTGATTTGGGTTGTACAAACCTCATTACTCATGAGATCCCATTGCTCGATAATGCACCCGTCAGACAGAGGTTTAGGAGAATACCCCCCTCAGAGTATGAGGCAGTTAAGGCCCACATACGACAACTACTAGATAGTCAGGTGATCCGGGAGAGTAGTAGCCCCTACGCCTCTCCTATTGTGATTGTCAAGAAGAAGGATGGCACCATACGCCTCTGTGTTGACTACAGACAGCTCAACAGCAAAACACGCAGAGATGCCTTTCCATTACCCAGGATTGAGGAGTCGCTGGATGCATTGTCCGGTGCAAAATGGTTTTCAACCATAGACCTTGCTAGCGGCTATAATCAAGTCCCGGTGGCCGAGCACGACAAAATGAAAACTGCGTTTTGCACACCGTTTGGTTTATTCAAGTTCAACAGGATGCCATTCGGCTTATGCAATGCACCTAGCACTTTCCAAAGGCTAATGGAGAGAATGTTTGGATCCCAGCACTGCCAATCTTTGCTTTTATACCTTGACGATGTTGTTGTTTATTCCACCTCTATAGATGACCACCTCCAGCGTCTGGGTGCTGTTTTGAGCCGGCTGCAACGAGAAGGCCTCAAGGTAAAGCTGTCAAAATGTGACTTCTTCAAAAAGGAAGTGAAATACCTTGGCCATGTGATTTCTGCCGATGGAGTGTCCACAGACCCCGACAAAATTACCGCAGTAGCTGGCTGGCCTCGTCCTACCACTACAACGGAATTGAGATCCTTTTTAGGCTTTGCCAGCTACTATCGGCGGTTCGTCAATGGCTTTGCAAAGATGGCAGGCCCTCTCCATCAGCTGATTGCGGAAATGCAGAGAGTACAAGGGCGATCCAAGCAGCAACTTCTGGCAGCCAGCTGGACAGGTGAATGCGAAAAGAGCTTCAATGACCTCAAAGCTACCTTG GTGCTGGAGTTGTGTCGACAGTGGGACCGGCTACAGGAGATGAACGGGGTACTGTATCGCCACACACAGAGGTCTGATGGAGGCGAGGACCGGTACCAGCTGCTTCTACCAGCCTGTCTAAAAGAGGAGGTACTTCAGCAGCTGCACCATGGACATGGCCATCAAGGCCTGGAAAGAACTACAGATTTGGTAAGGCAGAGATGCTACTGGCCCCTTATGCACAGGGACATTAAGGATTGGGGCCAAAGTTGTGAGCGCTGTACTCTCGCAAAGGCCTCAGTTCCTCGCACTAAAGTGGCCATGGGTCATCTGCTGGCGTCCAGACCCAATGAAGTGTTAGCCATTGACTTTACCTTACTTGAACCTTCACAAGACGGTACAGAAAATGTACTCGTAATGACGGACGTCTTTTCCAAGTTTACACAGGCTGTTGCTACGAGGGACCAGCGAGCGTCGACTGTGGCTCACATCTTGGTGCAGGAGTGGTTTTATAAGTTCGGTGTCCCGACACGGCTGCATTCAGATCAGGGCAGGAACTTTGAAAGCGCTCTCATCAGCCAGCTCTGCAACCTCTATGGCACCCAAAAGACACGTACCACCCCCTATCACCCTGAAGGAAATGGTCAGTGTGAACGCTTTAACAGGACGCTCCACGACCTGCTAAGAACTCTGCCCCTCGAGAAGAAACGGAACTGGTCCAAATACCTCCCACAAGTCACATTCGCCTACAATACTACCATCCATCAGTCCACCGGTGAGTCTCCACATCTCCTTATGTTTGGGCAGGAACCGTATCTTCCCATCGACTTCCTCCTTGGCCGGGTTCCCGAGGCCAGTGAGGGTAGAGTGGAGGACTGGGTTCAGGAGCACCGGAAGAGACTACAGGTGGCGTTTGAGGGGGCACAACAACGGCTGAAAGCGGCAGCGGCCCGCCGGAAGGAGCGGCATGACGCTGGGGTAAAATCCTCTGATCTAcaagagaagca GATGTGTGGAGCCCAGAAATCCATGTGGTGGTGCAAGCCCCAAGTTCTGGTGGACCAGTCTACTCTGTGGCACCCATTGGAAACCCCCAGAGG AGCCCAAACACGCAGCCTCCCGAGGTCCAGCGCGAGACGGAGGAGAATGAGGAAGAGAGTTTCTATGTGGTCACCAGGCCACCCCTTGGAGAGGCAACCACTTCCACTGAGCCCTTACAAGCAGGTACCCCCCTTCATTCTAATAACCCGCCTGTCTCTGAGCCCTCAGGAGGTTCTTCAAGTCAGCCTCCGCATCAGCTCCCAGAAGGCCCTAGGAGGACAACCCGGGCCACAGCGGGTCAGCACCCGAACAGGCACCATCTCCCTGTCACGGCATCTCATAGGTCAGGTGGGGCTGCTGCTTCCCGGGTCAGTGGTGCCAGTAGTATGGTGA
- the mavs gene encoding mitochondrial antiviral-signaling protein isoform X1 — translation MSFIGDKLYNGYLRNNMSTIVNRVNPLQIINYLPCLTSHDRESIIVKTETRGKYDGMSCLLDCLKRREHWPEQLINAMEECEQTTIAAELRAEYNALRGIDTPESSSPPTTVVRAHVHPVPSGSQQSVHLADAPAAPTEPSAPAPPPLEAPAEPQPRPSAVNPLPKAVPLTESTVEPPQSAPTEVPPPPSTPPLAAEPPQSAPTEVPPPLSTPPPLLAQATKTPTESTSSQEPEENSESMIYDVSIDADVIPDPRNAVPQERPVEACETKELAEPAVFQPVATTEESSPRCSTPVEEISNVTNGPPLVTATPEKLPVQETGPPLDKVLGAAELLPDTTFEPPAAENVNGVHSSSPARRETTVCAEPDTRTTVIKSSPQRDIRASVEPDPVVCVLTDDGSTVCLSKPTELVSIHPPIHPHPYSNNAAPAPSTPLLPFSGNISSLEISDCVKPACSTVSPSGVDTDQTRPCQENGVAPAHNDPDENSDESWCESLENPEVLTHVIQVSEDAPIFNLDVQTSAAHTQIFNGDVTKEAPPSSTDAADEPAVNSKTAVSYQACDSAPELQKTQDSEEKSIPVTTVARSTNTKYVLTAVGVGACALLMAWRFKN, via the exons ATGTCGTTCATCGGTGACAAGCTGTACAATGGATACCTGCGGAACAACATGTCAACTATTGTCAACCGGGTGAATCCCCTGCAGATAATTAACTATCTGCCATGCTTGACTAGTCATGACCGG GAGAGCATCATAGTCAAAACGGAGACACGCGGCAAGTATGACGGCATGTCGTGTCTCCTGGACTGCCTGAAGCGGAGAGAGCACTGGCCGGAGCAGTTGATAAACGCAATGGAAGAGTGCGAGCAGACGACCATCGCCGCCGAGCTCAGAGCCGAGTACAACGCTCTGCGAGGTATTGACA CCCCAGAGTCCAGCTCCCCGCCAACCACCGTGGTCAGGGCACACGTGCACCCTGTGCCATCTGGCAGTCAGCAATCCGTTCACCTGGCTGATGCTCCTGCAGCTCCTACAGAGCCATCTGCCCCAGCTCCGCCTCCTCTGGAAGCCCCTGCGGAGCCGCAACCCCGTCCGAGTGCAGTGAACCCACTTCCCAAAGCGGTTCCCCTAACTGAGTCCACTGTCGAGCCTCCACAGTCTGCACCGACTGAAGTCCCGCCTCCTCCATCAACTCCACCTCTCGCCGCCGAGCCTCCACAGTCTGCACCTACTGAAGTCCCGCCTCCTCTATCGACTCCACCCCCTTTACTTGCTCAGGCCACCAAAACACCGACGGAAAGCACTTCTTCCCAGGAGCCGGAGGAGAACTCAGAGTCAATGATCTACGACGTCTCCATTGATGCCGACGTAATCCCTGATCCAAGAAATGCTGTTCCACAGGAACGTCCTGTGGAAGCCTGTGAAACCAAAGAATTAGCAGAACCAGCAGTTTTCCAACCAGTAGCCACTACAGAGGAGAGTTCACCTCGGTGTTCAACTCCAGTTGAGGAAATCTCTAATGTGACCAATGGTCCACCCTTGGTTACAGCGACCCCGGAGAAGCTTCCAGTCCAAGAAACCGGTCCTCCTCTGGACAAAGTCCTTggtgctgctgagctgctgccCGACACGACGTTTGAACCACCGGCTGCAGAG AATGTCAATGGAGTCCACAGCAGCAGCCCAGCACGGAGGGAAACCACAGTGTGTGCAGAGCCTGATACACGTACAACT GTCATTAAAAGCAGCCCACAGAGGGACATCAGGGCGTCTGTGGAGCCTGATCCTGTTGTATGTGTCCTTACTGATGATGGAAGCACCGTGTGTCTGAGCAAGCCGACTGAACTCGTCAGCATCCATCCCCCAATCCATCCCCATCCATACTCCAATAATGCGGCCCCTGCACCCAGCACACCGCTCCTGCCATTCTCCGGTAACATTTCCAGTCTGGAGATAAGCGACTGTGTAAAGCCCGCCTGCTCCACTGTCAGCCCCTCTGGTGTGGATACTGATCAAACGCGGCCATGCCAGGAGAACGGCGTCGCTCCTGCGCACAACGATCCAGATGAAAACAGCGATGAGTCATGGTGTGAGAGCCTAGAGAATCCAGAGGTGCTGACACACGTGATACAAGTGTCGGAAGACGCGCCGATCTTCAACCTGGACGTCCAGACatcagcagctcacactcaaaTCTTCAACGGCGACGTGACCAAAGAGGCTCCGCCTTCTTCCACAGATGCTGCAGATGAACCTGCCGTAAACTCAAAAACCGCTGTGAGCTACCAAGCCTGTGATTCTGCACCTGAGCTGCAGAAAACTCAGGACTCGGAGGAGAAAAGCATTCCTGTGACCACCGTCGCTCGGTCCACTAACACTAAATATGTTCTGACTGCTGTGGGGGTGGGGGCTTGTGCCCTACTGATGGCATGGCGGTTTAAGAATTAG